One stretch of Clupea harengus chromosome 2, Ch_v2.0.2, whole genome shotgun sequence DNA includes these proteins:
- the cd28 gene encoding cytotoxic T-lymphocyte protein 4 isoform X2, which translates to MNISLVFASLICLATPLGNALRIVQPYHVVANDGQATVKCGYSTPPRPTPQELRVTLLKGLHGAEAVCGGYVNSTHRSVRTPEPNACQASMSEDGLSVSLSGLKGDDTDMYRCVVEVIYPPPYMKRVGNGTLVYVPGEREARLLPTGIPAPHAEASRGAAVGCGPGDRTDADPGRQARLEGAVGGAPLTSGDDSGDSDSAVNHLSDGRD; encoded by the exons ATGAACATCTCTCTTGTCTTTGCGAGCCTCATCTGCCTGGCAACTCCTCTGGGGAATG ccctCCGCATCGTGCAGCCGTACCACGTAGTGGCGAATGACGGCCAGGCCACAGTGAAGTGCGGGTACAGCACCCCACCGCGCCCCACCCCGCAGGAGCTGCGCGTCACGCTGCTGAAGGGGCTCCACGGGGCGGAGGCCGTGTGCGGCGGCTACGTCAACTCCACCCACCGCAGCGTCCGCACGCCGGAGCCCAACGCCTGCCAGGCCAGCATGAGCGAGGACGGCCTCAGCGTGAGCCTCTCAGGTCTGAAGGGAGACGACACTGACATGTACCGCTGCGTGGTGGAGGTCATATACCCCCCGCCCTACATGAAGAGAGTCGGCAACGGCACCCTGGTGTATGTCCCAGGTGAGAG AGAAGCCAGACTGCTCCCTACCGGAATTCCAGCTCCGCACGCAGAAGCAAGCAGAGGAGCAGCCGTCGGCTGTGGACCAGGCGACCGGACCGACGCCGACCCAGGAAGACAGGCACGACTGGAAGGTGCAGTGGGTGGAGCTCCCCTTACCTCTGGTGATGACTCTGGGGATTCTGATAGTGCTGTCAATCATCTATCAG ATGGCCGGGATTAG
- the cd28 gene encoding cytotoxic T-lymphocyte protein 4 isoform X1 produces MNISLVFASLICLATPLGNALRIVQPYHVVANDGQATVKCGYSTPPRPTPQELRVTLLKGLHGAEAVCGGYVNSTHRSVRTPEPNACQASMSEDGLSVSLSGLKGDDTDMYRCVVEVIYPPPYMKRVGNGTLVYVPEKPDCSLPEFQLRTQKQAEEQPSAVDQATGPTPTQEDRHDWKVQWVELPLPLVMTLGILIVLSIIYQMAGIRHTRRYNTSTQPLQGVRTPKIIT; encoded by the exons ATGAACATCTCTCTTGTCTTTGCGAGCCTCATCTGCCTGGCAACTCCTCTGGGGAATG ccctCCGCATCGTGCAGCCGTACCACGTAGTGGCGAATGACGGCCAGGCCACAGTGAAGTGCGGGTACAGCACCCCACCGCGCCCCACCCCGCAGGAGCTGCGCGTCACGCTGCTGAAGGGGCTCCACGGGGCGGAGGCCGTGTGCGGCGGCTACGTCAACTCCACCCACCGCAGCGTCCGCACGCCGGAGCCCAACGCCTGCCAGGCCAGCATGAGCGAGGACGGCCTCAGCGTGAGCCTCTCAGGTCTGAAGGGAGACGACACTGACATGTACCGCTGCGTGGTGGAGGTCATATACCCCCCGCCCTACATGAAGAGAGTCGGCAACGGCACCCTGGTGTATGTCCCAG AGAAGCCAGACTGCTCCCTACCGGAATTCCAGCTCCGCACGCAGAAGCAAGCAGAGGAGCAGCCGTCGGCTGTGGACCAGGCGACCGGACCGACGCCGACCCAGGAAGACAGGCACGACTGGAAGGTGCAGTGGGTGGAGCTCCCCTTACCTCTGGTGATGACTCTGGGGATTCTGATAGTGCTGTCAATCATCTATCAG ATGGCCGGGATTAGACACACCAGAAGGTACAACACGAGCACACAGCCCCTGCAAGGAGTGAGGACGCCAAAGATCATTACTTGA